In a single window of the Vigna radiata var. radiata cultivar VC1973A unplaced genomic scaffold, Vradiata_ver6 scaffold_485, whole genome shotgun sequence genome:
- the LOC106752670 gene encoding putative lipid-binding protein AIR1: MGSSQYLGLLLLSLSLVSVSVVRSQTCPNLSACVSVLNVVNVTVGVLPDPSCCSVFPGLSSSQAEICLRNAITTESAVAPLLGIVNLNATISTMIRSCNVTVGA, from the coding sequence ATGGGTTCGAGTCAGTATCTTGGCCTACTGCTCCTGTCTCTGAGTCTGGTATCAGTCTCAGTGGTGAGGTCTCAGACATGTCCTAATTTGAGTGCATGTGTGAGTGTGTTGAATGTGGTGAATGTTACAGTGGGTGTTTTACCAGACCCATCCTGCTGCTCCGTCTTTCCGGGGCTCAGTTCTTCCCAAGCTGAAATTTGCCTAAGAAATGCCATAACCACTGAATCCGCCGTCGCCCCCCTCCTCGGGATCGTAAATCTTAACGCAACCATAAGCACAATGATTAGGAGCTGTAACGTCACCGTCGGGGCTTGA